The genomic stretch TTTTTTAAGTAAGACGATTGAATTATAAGGTTGTTCAAAAAATACTGGTGCATTAAATAATTTACTGTGTTCTTGCCAAAACTCAGGCCGAGTATGTTCAAAGTGAATTTCACGTGGGGAATAATGCTGGCCTAACATTTCACGAATAACATTCATGAATATTCCGATGGTGAATTCTGCATCTTGGCGACGGGTTAAGATGGCGCCATGTTGAATTTGATAGTCAATGCGCCAACATTCACCAAGATCGAGCATGCGGGTCATGGTATCTTTTTGATGTAAATGAAAGTAGTTGGCCATATTTTTGAGGGCGCTTTCTAAATCGGGGGAGCAAAGTGCAATATAGCCAATCAGTCCCAATGACTTAGGTTGAAACTGTTGACCATAGTAGAGCCCAAAGTTGTCACAGCCAGATTGTTCCGCTGCGTATTCAAGGACTTTACAGTAGTTAGGTAAATGCAAACTCAGCGTAGGGCTAAGTAAGCGTTCGGGATTGATGCCGCTACTGCCAAAAACACGGTCAACATCGGCACCTTGTTGAATAATAAAATCACTCAAACCCGATGCAGCTGCGGACAATACCCCTTGGTTACTCATATTGGTTACTTCACCAATCAATTGAGT from Acinetobacter pullicarnis encodes the following:
- the qhpR gene encoding AraC-like transcriptional regulator QhpR; amino-acid sequence: MIHIHSTQLIGEVTNMSNQGVLSAAASGLSDFIIQQGADVDRVFGSSGINPERLLSPTLSLHLPNYCKVLEYAAEQSGCDNFGLYYGQQFQPKSLGLIGYIALCSPDLESALKNMANYFHLHQKDTMTRMLDLGECWRIDYQIQHGAILTRRQDAEFTIGIFMNVIREMLGQHYSPREIHFEHTRPEFWQEHSKLFNAPVFFEQPYNSIVLLKKDLQCSMPMHDSMLFKVMLDTLHLLNVATPLQSLSDQVRSHIQIELADGEPHLEKIASDLGFTSCVLTRRLKAEGLNYSALVEAVRCELADYYIKQKNIPISEMAFLLGYSEVSAFSRAFKRWFGVNPRQFRH